One segment of bacterium DNA contains the following:
- the purN gene encoding phosphoribosylglycinamide formyltransferase — MLNLAVFASGQGTNCAAIHQAITENKLKAKIALIVSNQADAGVLDFAKKNTIPYCHISSENFSSKDKFYEELFLELDTYKVEFIVLAGYMKKIGTPIIRKYPNKILNIHPALLPSFGGKGMYGLHVHEAVINYGAKISGITIHLVDEEYDHGAIVMQKCVEVFSNDTAGSLGKRIQQMEYDTYWQAIQLFAENRVVINNRKIIIQ, encoded by the coding sequence GTGTTGAATCTTGCAGTATTTGCCTCCGGCCAAGGCACCAATTGTGCCGCTATTCATCAGGCCATTACTGAAAATAAATTGAAAGCTAAAATAGCCCTCATTGTGAGTAATCAAGCTGATGCGGGCGTTCTGGATTTTGCAAAAAAAAATACCATTCCATACTGCCATATTTCTTCGGAAAATTTTTCATCCAAAGATAAGTTTTATGAGGAGCTTTTTTTAGAACTTGATACCTATAAAGTCGAATTTATTGTACTAGCCGGATATATGAAGAAAATCGGAACGCCGATTATTCGTAAGTATCCTAACAAAATTCTGAATATTCACCCTGCTCTTCTGCCTTCATTTGGAGGAAAAGGCATGTACGGTTTGCATGTACACGAAGCGGTGATCAATTACGGTGCAAAAATTAGCGGTATTACCATTCATCTTGTCGATGAAGAATACGATCATGGTGCAATTGTTATGCAAAAATGCGTAGAAGTTTTTTCCAACGACACTGCAGGAAGTCTTGGAAAGCGTATACAACAAATGGAATACGACACGTATTGGCAGGCGATCCAGTTGTTTGCAGAAAATCGTGTTGTAATTAATAATAGAAAGATTATTATCCAATAA
- a CDS encoding HU family DNA-binding protein — translation MTKAELVAKMAKDAGVPKTKAEKALESFVDAVTMSLKKGKAVTLVGFGTFVVSKRKARIGRNPQTGATLKIAAAKVPKFRAGKALKDAVKRS, via the coding sequence ATGACCAAAGCAGAACTCGTTGCCAAAATGGCAAAAGATGCCGGCGTACCCAAAACGAAAGCTGAAAAAGCGTTAGAGTCGTTTGTGGATGCCGTCACCATGTCTTTGAAAAAAGGAAAAGCCGTTACGTTAGTTGGTTTCGGAACCTTCGTTGTTTCGAAAAGGAAAGCCCGCATCGGAAGAAATCCCCAAACCGGCGCTACGCTGAAAATTGCCGCCGCTAAAGTACCGAAATTCCGTGCAGGTAAAGCATTGAAAGATGCTGTCAAGAGGAGCTAA
- a CDS encoding cupin domain-containing protein encodes MSGHKISLIEATHSLKESNREFKVLFERGSLSVELYRPDRVDKQKPHDRDEIYVIAIGSGKFELDGTSMAVTDGDFLFVPAGVHHRFFEFSEDFTVWVFFYGPSGGEHV; translated from the coding sequence ATGTCAGGACATAAAATTTCCCTCATTGAAGCGACTCATTCGTTAAAAGAATCCAACCGCGAGTTCAAGGTGCTGTTTGAGCGTGGGAGTTTGTCCGTCGAACTTTACAGGCCTGATCGGGTCGATAAACAAAAACCGCATGATCGTGATGAAATTTACGTAATAGCTATTGGTTCGGGAAAGTTTGAATTGGATGGCACATCGATGGCGGTAACTGACGGCGATTTTTTGTTTGTTCCTGCCGGCGTGCATCACCGTTTTTTTGAATTTTCTGAAGACTTTACAGTGTGGGTGTTTTTTTATGGACCAAGCGGAGGAGAGCACGTTTAG
- the icd gene encoding NADP-dependent isocitrate dehydrogenase encodes MYQQLQPPKNGEKIVIQNGQLKVPDNPVIPFIEGDGTGRDIWRASQRVFDAAVQKAYGGKRTIVWFEVFAGEKAFTQFNNWLPDDTITACKEYLVSIKGPLTTPIGGGIRSLNVALRKLLDLYVCLRPVRYFQGVPSPVKRPQDVDMVIFRENTEDIYTGIEFENGTDDNKRFKVLLKEQFPKEYAKIRFPDSAGIGVKPVSVEGSERLIRAAIHYAIQNKRKSVTFAHKGNIMKYTEGAFRNWGYALAEREFADKVYTWDQWERTKKDKSEEAANAEQKAALASGKILIKDVIADIVFQQTITRATEFDIIATMNLNGDYLSDALAAQVGGIGIAPGGNINYVTGHAVFEATHGTAPKYADLDKVNPGSVILSGDMMFRYMGWTEAADLIIKGLEKSIANKTVTYDFARLMDGAKEIKCSEFGDEIIKNM; translated from the coding sequence GTGTATCAGCAACTCCAACCTCCTAAAAATGGTGAAAAGATCGTTATTCAGAACGGCCAATTAAAAGTTCCGGATAATCCGGTTATTCCTTTCATCGAAGGCGACGGCACCGGCCGTGATATCTGGCGTGCATCTCAACGTGTATTTGATGCGGCTGTACAAAAAGCGTACGGCGGAAAACGTACAATCGTGTGGTTCGAAGTTTTCGCCGGTGAAAAAGCGTTTACGCAATTCAATAACTGGTTGCCGGACGATACTATCACCGCGTGCAAAGAATATTTAGTCAGCATCAAAGGGCCGTTGACAACCCCGATTGGCGGCGGTATTCGCAGTCTGAATGTGGCTTTGCGTAAACTACTCGATCTGTATGTATGTTTGCGCCCCGTGCGGTATTTTCAAGGCGTTCCCTCTCCCGTCAAACGTCCGCAAGACGTCGATATGGTGATCTTCCGTGAAAATACCGAAGATATCTACACCGGTATTGAATTCGAAAACGGAACGGATGATAACAAACGGTTCAAAGTATTATTAAAAGAACAGTTTCCAAAAGAATATGCGAAAATCCGATTCCCTGACTCCGCCGGTATCGGCGTCAAGCCGGTGTCTGTCGAAGGGTCCGAACGTTTGATCCGTGCGGCGATTCATTATGCTATCCAGAATAAACGCAAGAGCGTAACCTTTGCGCATAAGGGCAATATCATGAAGTATACGGAAGGCGCGTTCCGCAATTGGGGATACGCCTTAGCGGAAAGGGAATTTGCCGACAAAGTGTACACGTGGGATCAGTGGGAACGCACGAAAAAAGACAAAAGCGAAGAGGCGGCCAATGCAGAACAGAAAGCTGCGCTTGCGTCCGGAAAAATACTGATCAAAGACGTTATTGCCGATATTGTTTTCCAGCAAACGATCACGCGCGCCACGGAATTTGACATCATTGCAACGATGAACCTTAACGGCGACTACTTGTCCGACGCTTTAGCCGCACAAGTTGGTGGCATTGGCATCGCACCCGGCGGTAATATTAATTATGTTACCGGTCATGCTGTTTTCGAAGCAACGCACGGAACCGCCCCGAAATATGCCGACCTCGACAAAGTTAATCCCGGTTCTGTCATTCTTTCCGGCGACATGATGTTTCGCTACATGGGTTGGACGGAAGCCGCAGATCTGATTATCAAAGGCCTCGAAAAATCGATTGCTAATAAAACCGTGACGTACGATTTTGCGCGTTTGATGGACGGCGCCAAAGAAATCAAATGCAGCGAATTCGGCGACGAAATTATCAAGAATATGTAA
- a CDS encoding tetratricopeptide repeat protein, which produces MRLFSCLWMLVIFSCTAGSRITTSDETEKNHWDRLKADDIYRKALNYIGEEKPQHAVDGLTILVEKFPDYPKNSDALLSMGRIYCDQFREFDNAIACYTKLIERYPANPLTAQAYFMKGFIYSNYFQQFDSAKTYYHSFLKKYPNHELAPSVQFELDNMGKDIEITVPVESDTLSSGKD; this is translated from the coding sequence ATGCGTTTGTTCTCATGTCTTTGGATGTTGGTAATTTTTTCTTGCACGGCCGGAAGTCGTATCACGACTTCCGATGAAACTGAAAAAAATCATTGGGATCGTTTGAAGGCCGATGATATTTACCGTAAAGCTTTAAATTATATCGGCGAGGAAAAACCTCAGCATGCCGTAGACGGATTAACAATTCTCGTAGAAAAGTTTCCGGATTATCCCAAAAATTCCGATGCGTTGCTCTCCATGGGCAGAATTTATTGTGATCAATTTCGTGAGTTTGACAACGCCATTGCCTGTTACACAAAGTTGATCGAACGATATCCGGCCAATCCTTTGACTGCTCAGGCTTACTTCATGAAAGGCTTTATTTATTCGAATTACTTCCAGCAATTTGATTCGGCCAAAACTTATTACCATTCTTTCCTTAAAAAATATCCCAATCATGAGTTGGCGCCTTCCGTTCAATTTGAGTTGGACAATATGGGCAAAGACATCGAGATAACCGTTCCAGTTGAATCCGACACATTGTCTTCCGGAAAAGATTAA
- a CDS encoding 16S rRNA (uracil(1498)-N(3))-methyltransferase, with translation MRDSQYFFVHPSDVFLDRQILILKNEEAHHCVKVLRKKVGDEFFAIDGIGHEFEVQLVSASKDCVECTIQRTHNRPRELSYAITLAQSMITKDHFEWIIEKATELGVSEIIPLRTRRSLMEPGLSKIQRWQKILLSAAKQSRRSIIPMIKDIQSFEHLLKSIYDIKIIFHEKSDHSALSYVSSLKDRPVQSILICIGPEGGFTDEEINAVHDAGFEVLSLGSRRLRAETAAIAAMSIFSNIECPPFL, from the coding sequence ATGCGCGATAGCCAATATTTTTTTGTACATCCTTCGGATGTATTTCTGGATCGTCAAATTTTAATTCTTAAAAATGAAGAAGCACATCACTGTGTAAAAGTCCTTAGAAAAAAAGTCGGCGATGAGTTTTTCGCCATTGACGGAATAGGACATGAATTTGAAGTGCAGTTGGTTAGCGCATCGAAAGACTGCGTTGAATGCACTATTCAACGTACACACAATCGCCCAAGAGAATTATCGTATGCGATCACATTGGCCCAATCCATGATTACCAAAGATCATTTTGAATGGATCATTGAAAAAGCGACCGAGTTAGGCGTTTCTGAAATTATCCCGCTCCGAACACGTAGGAGTTTGATGGAACCAGGCTTAAGCAAAATTCAACGTTGGCAAAAAATTTTATTATCAGCAGCTAAGCAATCCCGTCGATCCATTATTCCAATGATCAAAGATATTCAATCGTTCGAGCACCTTCTTAAATCGATTTATGATATCAAAATCATTTTTCATGAAAAATCCGATCATTCGGCATTGAGTTATGTATCGAGCCTGAAAGATCGTCCTGTTCAATCGATCCTGATATGTATTGGCCCTGAAGGTGGTTTTACCGATGAAGAAATTAATGCCGTTCATGATGCAGGATTTGAAGTGCTTTCGCTGGGATCACGCCGGCTAAGAGCAGAAACGGCTGCTATTGCTGCGATGAGCATTTTTTCAAACATCGAGTGCCCGCCATTCCTTTAA
- the leuS gene encoding leucine--tRNA ligase, whose protein sequence is MSGKIESKTESNVARYDFAEIEPKWQKYWEENKTFHAIEDPKFPKEKRYYVMDMFPYPSGSGLHVGHTEGYTATDILARYKRMKGFNVLHPMGWDAFGLPAEQYAVKTGVHPAITTKQNVDNFRRQLKLVGFSYDWDREVDTTDPKYFKWTQWIFIQLYKRGLAYLAEVPVNWCPELGTVLANEEVPEQIEKGFTVVRRPMRQWMLKITAYADRLLDDLALVDWPENIKEMQRNWIGRSEGAEINFPIKGLADSLRIFTTRPDTIFGATYMVLAPEHPLVDAITVSSQRAAVDDYKKKAALKSDMERTELAKEKTGVFTGAFAVNPANQKEIQIWIADYVLVSYGTGAIMAVPGQDERDWEFAELFNLPIIRTVQPPADFSGKAYTGDGPAINSDFLNGLNIDEAKNKIISWLESEKICHSKINYKLRDWLFSRQRYWGEPFPIIHTENGEIKLIDESVLPITLPEVKSYKPAGTGESPLATISDWVDTIDPASGKKARRETNTMPQWAGSCWYYLRYLDPKNEKMFCDPEKEKYWMPVNMYIGGGEHAVLHLLYARFWHKVLYDLKLVSTPEPFMKLINQGTILGEDSQKMSKSVGNVINPDDIIKEYGADALRLYEMFMGPLTATKPWSTNGVEGVYRFLQRVWRLAIDADGKLSEQVKDVEPSIESLRVLHKTIKKAAHDIESLDFNTAISQMMIFVNEMTPLAVRPKKIIEQFVLVLAPFAPHLAEELWYKLGHTKSLAHESFPDYDEALTVDDEVTVVIQVNGKLRDKLLVKKGTDKAVLEESALEKAVQWTAGKELLKVVVVPNKLVNIVVK, encoded by the coding sequence ATGTCCGGTAAAATTGAGTCAAAAACCGAATCGAATGTTGCCCGCTACGATTTTGCCGAAATCGAACCGAAATGGCAAAAATACTGGGAAGAAAACAAAACCTTTCACGCTATCGAAGATCCGAAATTTCCAAAAGAAAAACGTTATTATGTCATGGATATGTTTCCTTATCCTTCCGGATCGGGATTACACGTAGGACACACGGAAGGTTATACCGCGACGGATATACTGGCGCGTTATAAACGCATGAAAGGATTTAATGTCCTTCACCCGATGGGATGGGACGCTTTCGGTCTTCCTGCCGAACAATATGCCGTAAAAACCGGAGTTCATCCGGCCATTACAACCAAACAAAATGTCGACAATTTTAGAAGACAATTAAAATTAGTTGGATTTTCCTACGATTGGGATCGTGAAGTCGATACGACCGATCCGAAATATTTTAAATGGACACAATGGATTTTTATTCAATTATACAAACGCGGTCTTGCTTACCTCGCAGAAGTTCCTGTCAATTGGTGTCCCGAATTAGGAACTGTTTTAGCCAATGAAGAAGTTCCGGAACAAATTGAAAAAGGATTTACCGTTGTTCGGCGGCCAATGCGTCAATGGATGCTAAAGATAACGGCGTATGCCGATCGGCTGCTGGATGATCTTGCATTAGTCGACTGGCCGGAAAATATCAAAGAAATGCAACGCAACTGGATCGGGCGCAGCGAAGGCGCCGAAATTAATTTTCCAATCAAAGGCTTGGCTGACAGCCTTCGCATTTTTACGACGCGTCCTGATACGATCTTTGGTGCAACTTACATGGTGTTGGCTCCAGAACATCCGCTTGTAGATGCGATAACAGTCTCATCGCAGCGAGCGGCTGTTGACGATTACAAGAAAAAAGCTGCATTGAAAAGCGACATGGAAAGGACGGAACTGGCCAAAGAAAAAACCGGAGTGTTTACTGGCGCTTTTGCTGTCAATCCGGCGAATCAAAAAGAAATTCAGATCTGGATTGCCGATTACGTTCTGGTCAGTTATGGTACCGGCGCAATCATGGCTGTGCCCGGGCAGGACGAACGGGATTGGGAATTTGCCGAATTATTTAATCTTCCTATTATTCGTACCGTGCAGCCTCCCGCCGATTTTTCCGGTAAAGCTTATACCGGTGATGGCCCTGCGATTAACAGCGATTTTCTCAATGGCTTGAATATCGACGAAGCTAAGAATAAAATTATTTCGTGGCTGGAATCAGAAAAAATCTGTCATTCCAAAATTAATTATAAACTGCGTGACTGGCTTTTTTCCCGCCAACGTTATTGGGGCGAACCGTTTCCGATCATTCATACAGAAAACGGTGAAATAAAACTCATCGATGAATCCGTTTTGCCGATTACATTGCCGGAAGTGAAGTCTTATAAACCCGCAGGAACCGGTGAATCACCGCTTGCAACGATTTCAGATTGGGTTGACACCATCGATCCAGCGTCCGGCAAAAAAGCCCGGCGAGAAACCAATACGATGCCGCAATGGGCAGGTTCTTGCTGGTATTATTTACGCTACCTCGATCCGAAAAATGAAAAAATGTTTTGCGACCCTGAAAAAGAAAAATACTGGATGCCGGTGAATATGTACATTGGCGGCGGCGAACACGCAGTTTTGCATTTGTTGTACGCCCGTTTTTGGCACAAAGTATTGTACGATCTGAAACTTGTGTCGACGCCTGAACCTTTTATGAAACTCATCAATCAGGGAACAATTCTCGGTGAAGATTCTCAGAAAATGTCCAAGTCGGTCGGTAATGTGATCAACCCGGATGACATTATCAAAGAATACGGCGCCGATGCTCTTCGATTGTACGAAATGTTTATGGGACCATTGACGGCAACGAAGCCGTGGAGCACCAACGGCGTTGAAGGTGTTTACCGCTTTTTGCAGCGTGTGTGGCGATTGGCCATCGATGCGGACGGGAAACTCAGCGAGCAAGTGAAAGACGTCGAACCCTCGATAGAATCGCTTCGTGTGCTACACAAGACTATTAAAAAAGCTGCTCACGATATCGAGTCGCTTGATTTCAATACGGCGATTTCTCAAATGATGATTTTTGTAAATGAAATGACGCCGCTTGCTGTTCGTCCGAAAAAAATTATTGAACAGTTTGTTTTGGTTCTCGCACCGTTTGCTCCACATTTGGCGGAAGAGCTTTGGTATAAGCTTGGCCATACTAAGTCATTGGCACACGAATCTTTTCCTGATTACGATGAAGCTCTGACAGTCGATGATGAAGTTACGGTTGTCATTCAGGTGAATGGGAAACTGCGCGATAAACTGTTAGTTAAAAAAGGAACCGATAAAGCTGTGCTTGAGGAATCGGCTCTTGAAAAAGCTGTTCAATGGACAGCTGGTAAGGAATTGCTGAAAGTCGTAGTTGTGCCTAATAAGTTAGTTAACATTGTCGTAAAATAA